One stretch of Theropithecus gelada isolate Dixy chromosome 12, Tgel_1.0, whole genome shotgun sequence DNA includes these proteins:
- the CHRNA1 gene encoding acetylcholine receptor subunit alpha isoform X1, translating to MEPWPLLLLFSLCSAGLVLGSEHETRLVAKLFKDYSSVVRPVEDHHQVVEVTVGLQLIQLINVDEVNQIVTTNVRLKQQWVDYNLKWNPDDYGGVKKIHIPSEKIWRPDFVLYNNADGDFAIVKFTKVLLDHTGHITWTPPAIFKSYCEIIVTHFPFDEQNCSMKLGTWTYDGSVVAINPESDQPDLSNFMESGEWVIKESRGWKHWVFYSCCPNTPYLDITYHFVMQRLPLYFIVNVIIPCLLFSFLTGLVFYLPTDSGEKMTLSISVLLSLTVFLLVIVELIPSTSSAVPLIGKYMLFTMVFVIASIIITVIVINTHHRSPSTHVMPDWVRKVFIDTIPNIMFFSTMKRPSREKQDKKIFTEDIDISDISGKPGPPPMGFHSPLIKHPEVKSAIEGIKYIAETMKSDQESNNAAEEWKYVAMVMDHILLGVFMLVCIIGTLAVFAGRLIELNQQG from the exons CTGGCCTCGTCCTGGGCTCCGAACATGAGACCCGTCTGGTGGCAAAGCTATTTAAAGACTACAGCAGCGTGGTGCGGCCAGTGGAAGACCACCACCAGGTCGTGGAGGTCACCGTGGGCCTGCAGCTGATACAGCTCATCAATGTG gatgaAGTAAATCAGATCGTGACAACCAATGTGCGTCTGAAACAG CAATGGGTGGATTACAACCTAAAATGGAATCCAGATGACTATGGCGGtgtgaaaaaaattcacattccTTCAGAAAAGATCTGGCGCCCAGACTTTGTTCTCTATAACAA TGCAGATGGTGACTTTGCTATTGTCAAGTTCACCAAAGTGCTCCTGGACCACACTGGCCACATCACATGGACACCTCCAGCCATCTTTAAAAGCTACTGTGAGATCATCGTCACCCACTTCCCCTTTGATGAACAGAACTGCAGCATGAAGCTGGGTACCTGGACCTATGACGGCTCTGTCGTGGCCATCAACCCG gaaagtGACCAGCCAGACCTGAGCAACTTCATGGAGAGCGGAGAGTGGGTGATCAAGGAGTCCCGAGGCTGGAAGCACTGGGTGTTCTATTCCTGCTGCCCCAACACCCCCTACCTGGACATCACCTACCACTTCGTCATGCAGCGCCTGCCCCTCTACTTCATCGTCAATGTCATCATCCCCTGCCTGCTCTTCTCCTTCTTAACTGGCCTGGTATTCTACCTGCCCACAGACTCAG gGGAGAAGATGACTCTGAGCATCTCTGTCTTACTGTCTTTGACTGTGTTCCTTCTGGTCATCGTGGAGCTGATCCCCTCCACGTCCAGTGCTGTACCCTTGATTGGAAAATACATGCTGTTCACCATGGTGTTCGTCATTGCCTCCATCATCATCACCGTCATCGTCATCAACACACACCACCGCTCACCCAGCACCCATGTCATGCCCGACTGGGTGCGGAAG GTTTTTATCGACACTATCCCAAATATCATGTTTTTCTCCACAATGAAAAGACCATCTAgagaaaagcaagacaaaaagaTTTTTACAGAAGACATCGATATCTCCGACATTTCTGGAAAGCCAGGGCCTCCACCCATGGGCTTCCACTCTCCCCTGATCAAACACCCCGAGGTGAAAAGTGCCATCGAGGGCATCAAGTACATCGCAGAGACCATGAAGTCAGACCAGGAGTCTAACAAT GCAGCGGAGGAGTGGAAGTACGTTGCAATGGTGATGGACCACATTCTCCTTGGAGTCTTCATGCTCGTCTGCATCATCGGAACCCTAGCCGTGTTTGCAGGTCGACTCATTGAATTAAATCAGCAAGGATGA
- the CHRNA1 gene encoding acetylcholine receptor subunit alpha isoform X2, whose amino-acid sequence MEPWPLLLLFSLCSAGLVLGSEHETRLVAKLFKDYSSVVRPVEDHHQVVEVTVGLQLIQLINVDEVNQIVTTNVRLKQQWVDYNLKWNPDDYGGVKKIHIPSEKIWRPDFVLYNNADGDFAIVKFTKVLLDHTGHITWTPPAIFKSYCEIIVTHFPFDEQNCSMKLGTWTYDGSVVAINPESDQPDLSNFMESGEWVIKESRGWKHWVFYSCCPNTPYLDITYHFVMQRLPLYFIVNVIIPCLLFSFLTGLVFYLPTDSGEKMTLSISVLLSLTVFLLVIVELIPSTSSAVPLIGKYMLFTMVFVIASIIITVIVINTHHRSPSTHVMPDWVRKAAEEWKYVAMVMDHILLGVFMLVCIIGTLAVFAGRLIELNQQG is encoded by the exons CTGGCCTCGTCCTGGGCTCCGAACATGAGACCCGTCTGGTGGCAAAGCTATTTAAAGACTACAGCAGCGTGGTGCGGCCAGTGGAAGACCACCACCAGGTCGTGGAGGTCACCGTGGGCCTGCAGCTGATACAGCTCATCAATGTG gatgaAGTAAATCAGATCGTGACAACCAATGTGCGTCTGAAACAG CAATGGGTGGATTACAACCTAAAATGGAATCCAGATGACTATGGCGGtgtgaaaaaaattcacattccTTCAGAAAAGATCTGGCGCCCAGACTTTGTTCTCTATAACAA TGCAGATGGTGACTTTGCTATTGTCAAGTTCACCAAAGTGCTCCTGGACCACACTGGCCACATCACATGGACACCTCCAGCCATCTTTAAAAGCTACTGTGAGATCATCGTCACCCACTTCCCCTTTGATGAACAGAACTGCAGCATGAAGCTGGGTACCTGGACCTATGACGGCTCTGTCGTGGCCATCAACCCG gaaagtGACCAGCCAGACCTGAGCAACTTCATGGAGAGCGGAGAGTGGGTGATCAAGGAGTCCCGAGGCTGGAAGCACTGGGTGTTCTATTCCTGCTGCCCCAACACCCCCTACCTGGACATCACCTACCACTTCGTCATGCAGCGCCTGCCCCTCTACTTCATCGTCAATGTCATCATCCCCTGCCTGCTCTTCTCCTTCTTAACTGGCCTGGTATTCTACCTGCCCACAGACTCAG gGGAGAAGATGACTCTGAGCATCTCTGTCTTACTGTCTTTGACTGTGTTCCTTCTGGTCATCGTGGAGCTGATCCCCTCCACGTCCAGTGCTGTACCCTTGATTGGAAAATACATGCTGTTCACCATGGTGTTCGTCATTGCCTCCATCATCATCACCGTCATCGTCATCAACACACACCACCGCTCACCCAGCACCCATGTCATGCCCGACTGGGTGCGGAAG GCAGCGGAGGAGTGGAAGTACGTTGCAATGGTGATGGACCACATTCTCCTTGGAGTCTTCATGCTCGTCTGCATCATCGGAACCCTAGCCGTGTTTGCAGGTCGACTCATTGAATTAAATCAGCAAGGATGA
- the CHRNA1 gene encoding acetylcholine receptor subunit alpha isoform X3: MEPWPLLLLFSLCSAGLVLGSEHETRLVAKLFKDYSSVVRPVEDHHQVVEVTVGLQLIQLINVDEVNQIVTTNVRLKQNCSMKLGTWTYDGSVVAINPESDQPDLSNFMESGEWVIKESRGWKHWVFYSCCPNTPYLDITYHFVMQRLPLYFIVNVIIPCLLFSFLTGLVFYLPTDSGEKMTLSISVLLSLTVFLLVIVELIPSTSSAVPLIGKYMLFTMVFVIASIIITVIVINTHHRSPSTHVMPDWVRKVFIDTIPNIMFFSTMKRPSREKQDKKIFTEDIDISDISGKPGPPPMGFHSPLIKHPEVKSAIEGIKYIAETMKSDQESNNAAEEWKYVAMVMDHILLGVFMLVCIIGTLAVFAGRLIELNQQG, translated from the exons CTGGCCTCGTCCTGGGCTCCGAACATGAGACCCGTCTGGTGGCAAAGCTATTTAAAGACTACAGCAGCGTGGTGCGGCCAGTGGAAGACCACCACCAGGTCGTGGAGGTCACCGTGGGCCTGCAGCTGATACAGCTCATCAATGTG gatgaAGTAAATCAGATCGTGACAACCAATGTGCGTCTGAAACAG AACTGCAGCATGAAGCTGGGTACCTGGACCTATGACGGCTCTGTCGTGGCCATCAACCCG gaaagtGACCAGCCAGACCTGAGCAACTTCATGGAGAGCGGAGAGTGGGTGATCAAGGAGTCCCGAGGCTGGAAGCACTGGGTGTTCTATTCCTGCTGCCCCAACACCCCCTACCTGGACATCACCTACCACTTCGTCATGCAGCGCCTGCCCCTCTACTTCATCGTCAATGTCATCATCCCCTGCCTGCTCTTCTCCTTCTTAACTGGCCTGGTATTCTACCTGCCCACAGACTCAG gGGAGAAGATGACTCTGAGCATCTCTGTCTTACTGTCTTTGACTGTGTTCCTTCTGGTCATCGTGGAGCTGATCCCCTCCACGTCCAGTGCTGTACCCTTGATTGGAAAATACATGCTGTTCACCATGGTGTTCGTCATTGCCTCCATCATCATCACCGTCATCGTCATCAACACACACCACCGCTCACCCAGCACCCATGTCATGCCCGACTGGGTGCGGAAG GTTTTTATCGACACTATCCCAAATATCATGTTTTTCTCCACAATGAAAAGACCATCTAgagaaaagcaagacaaaaagaTTTTTACAGAAGACATCGATATCTCCGACATTTCTGGAAAGCCAGGGCCTCCACCCATGGGCTTCCACTCTCCCCTGATCAAACACCCCGAGGTGAAAAGTGCCATCGAGGGCATCAAGTACATCGCAGAGACCATGAAGTCAGACCAGGAGTCTAACAAT GCAGCGGAGGAGTGGAAGTACGTTGCAATGGTGATGGACCACATTCTCCTTGGAGTCTTCATGCTCGTCTGCATCATCGGAACCCTAGCCGTGTTTGCAGGTCGACTCATTGAATTAAATCAGCAAGGATGA